Within Caproicibacterium argilliputei, the genomic segment GCTTCTCAATTTGCTGCACTTTCCTGCAGCTTCTTCTCTTAGTATAATAATTTATTCACAAAAAGTAAATAGTTTATTGAAAACTTTTATTCGTTCATACAATTTTTGACTTTTTCTGCAACGTCGCAGGTCCACACTTGCAACCTGCACGGAAATTCGCTATACTTTTTTAGAAGAAAGGAAGTCGAACCCATGCATTTGCCAAATGACCCTGCCATTTTACTCAGTTTTATCAACACCCGCTTGCGTGATGAGTTTGCAGATCTTGATGAGCTTTGCCGCACACTGGAGATTAACCAAGCCACCCTGCAGAAGAAGCTTTCTTCCATTGATTATGCATATAATGCAGAGATAAACCAATTCGTATAGGAGTCACTCCTATCTGCTTGACACTTCCACACTCTCATGCTATGCTTACACAGGGGAAAGGAGAACCGGACAAATGACAAACGAGGAACTTCTGCAAAGCCTTTCCGGAATGATTGATCAGAAATTGAGTCCGGTCAACCAACATCTGGAAGCGATTGATCAGCATTTGTACAAAATGGACATCCGCCTGGACAACGTTGAAACCCGACTGGATGGTGTAGACGCACGTCTGGACAGCATGGACACGCGTCTAAGCAGCGTCGAAACCCACTTGGAAAGTGTAGATGCACGTCTGGACAGCATGGACACGCGTCTAAGCAGCGTCGAAACCCACTTGGAAAGTGTAGATGTGCGTCTGGACGGCATCGATACCCGTTTGGATGGTGTAGATGTGCGTCTGGGAACTGTTGAACAGCAGCTAGATGAGATACGGGAAGACGGAAAAGTCACCCGTGCGGGTGTGGAGCAGCTTGCTGCGTGGGCCAACGACCCCCGCCAGCATCCCCGTCTGGACGACTGGGAAATGCGGCAGGCAAACTAAAAACAAACAAAAAACGGCGCCCCCTTTTAAACGGGGCGCCGTTTTGTTGATCGTTCGCTTATTTTTCAGAAAAGAGCGTCTGTTCTGCCAGCTTACAGGCATCTTCAATGCAGCCGTCACAGCTGCGCAGCACATTTCCGGTGCCGATTCCTTTCAGCTGTTCGCACACAGCTGTTCCGTTTTTTTGGACAAAGCCCTCCATAATTGCCTTAGAAAGCTGATAAGTGACGCCCTTTGTGCGCTGTTGCAGACCGCCGCTGTTCGCCAAACCTGCCAGCAGCACCGCACCGCTGACAGCTCCGCATACAGACTGCATCCCGCCCATTCCTGCGCCGAAGCCTTCCGCCATGCGGAACATCTGATCTTCGGAATTGTGCACCAAATCCCCGTACGTACAGGCAACGGCCTGTGCGCAGTTATACCCCTTGTGATGGCGCTCCAGCGCCTGCTGAACCCGACTCTCCATGTTCCGCATTCCCCTTTCCGCTACCTGCAGCCGCATCGTCGGCGGGCTGCTCTGCTTCTAATGCTGGTTTCCGGTTGAGAATCTCCATGAATTCGTCGCCGGTGATTGTTTCTCTATCCAGTAAATAATGGGATATCTCATGCAGCTTCGCCATGTTTTGCTGCAACACAGCAAGGGCTTTCCCGTGCTGCTCCTGAATAATCTGCCGCACCTCATCGTCGATTCGCGCGGCAGTATCCGGCGAACAGGTCAGCGAAGTGTCGCCGCCGAGATACTGATTCTGCACGGTTTCCATGGCAACCATGCCAAAGTGGCTGCTCATGCCGAAGCGTGTCACCATGGCACGGGCAATTTTGGTGGCTTTCTCAATATCGTTGCTTGCGCCGCTGGTAAAGTCGCCGAAAATCAATTCCTCCGCAGCGCGGCCGCCGCAAAGCGTTTCAATTTTGCCAAGGCAATCCGTTCTGCTCATCAGGGACTTTTCGTCCTCATCCACCTGCATGGTATAGCCCAGCGCGCCGCTGGTGCGGGGAATAATTGTAATCTTCGTAACCGGTGCGGAGCCTTTCTGCATAGCTGCAACCAGTGCGTGGCCGGTTTCATGATAGGCAATGATTTCCTTTTCTTTGGGCGGAATCACCGCGCCCTTGCGCTGATAACCGGCGATGACCGTTTCCACGCTTTCTTCCATATCTTCCTGCGTGACCGACCTGCGCCCGCACTTCACGGCACGCAATGCCGCTTCGTTCATGATATTGGCAAGTTCCGCGCCAGAAGCACCGGCGGTTGCGCGCGCGACTGCGTGATAATCCACATCCGGCCCGATTTTAATATCCTTCGCGTGTACTTTCAGAATCGCCTCGCGACCCTTGAGGTCAGGCAGATCCACCGGAATACGCCGGTCAAAACGACCCGGCCGCAGCAGTGCCTTATCCAGACTGTCCGGCCGGTTGGTGGCTGCCAGAATGACCACGCCTTTGCGTCCGTCAAAGCCGTCCATCTCTGTCAGCAGCTGATTCAGCGTCTGCTCGCGCTCGTCATTGGAATTGATGCTGGTATCACGCGCTTTGCCAATGGTGTCAATCTCATCGATAAACACAATACAGGGCGCTTTTTCCTGTGCCTGCTTAAACAGGTCGCGCACCTTCGCCGCGCCCATGCCGACAAACATCTCCACAAACTCCGAACCGGAAATCGAGAAAAACGGCACGTGCGCTTCTCCGGCAACCGCCTGCGCCAGCAGAGTTTTGCCGGTGCCGGGCGGCCCCACCAGCAAAGCACCCTTCGGCAGGGTTGCACCGATGTCCGCATATTTCTGCGGATTGTGCAGGAAGTCAACAATTTCCACCAAGGCTTCTTTTGCCTCATCCTCACCGGCAACATCGTGAAACGTTTTTCCGGTCTGCGCTTCCACATAGATTTTGGCATTACTCTTGCCAAAGGACATTGGGCCTGTTCCGCCCATCTTTTTCTGCATCATGTGCAGCAGCAGCCAACCTGCCAAAAACGTCAGACCAATCGGCAGAATCAAACCGACAAAAATGTTGAGCAACGGTGAAGTCTGCTGGGGAATATCCGCTGTAAACTGAATATTCCCCTTTGCAAGCAGACGTTCCGTCAGCTTTTCGTCCGGCATCACACCGGTCACATAGGTATTGTCTGCATTGGGGTTCGACGGCTGCTGGACTGCCTTCTGCAGTTGGTCTTCCAGCGAAGAAGAAGCAGAGGAGGAAGCCTTGGAATTGACCACCGGCACTTTGCCCTTCGCCACAAAGGTAATCTTCAGGTTCTGCCGGTCAATGTTCACTTTACTGACCTGCCCGTTATCTACCATTTTCAGGAACGTGGCATAGTCCACACTTGTGGTGCGTGTCTGTGTAAAGGACGGGAACACAACCATGTTCAGCAGGGCAATCAGGACGATTGTCACTGCATAGAAAATAATCATTTGTTTTTTGGGATTTTTTTGCTCTTTCATTTTGTTTCCTTTCCCGCGGTGGCTGAAGCAGCACGCAAGTGGAGAACGGCGTTATTTTTTCTTTGTAATCATCATACCACATTTTACGCCAGATTACTATGAAATCTAAATGAATAAATCTTTGCGCCAATGTGTCAATGCTTTGCAGACAGAAAAAGCACCTGAACAAGGGTGTTCAGGTGCTTTTTCTGCAGAAATTCAGGTAAAAAATCCCTAGTGCTGTGCTCTGGAAACCGCTTGAAATGCAGGGTCACTCATATCGGAGAGGATGTGCATCACCGGCTCCAAATCAATCTTTTTCTCTTTACCCGCTTTCAGCAGTTTGTTCTGCTGCTCTACCCAACTCAGTACGATTTTTTGGTTGGTATACATCCCCACACCCCAAGACAGCGCTGCTTCCGTCAGATTTTCTTCGTCCGTAAGTTCTGTTTCCGCATCTTTCACGCTGCTGTCATAGGATGCGGTACTGCGGAATTTAAAAATGGAGTAGTAGTAGCTTTCGTAGGTATCCAGTGACAAATCTTGCAGGTGATACTGGTTTTGCAGCAGCTTCAAATATCTGCCGCACTTACTTTTCAGGTTTTCCAGCGCAATCGTACTATCCTGGAAAGTATAAGACGCTTTATAAAGCTTACCGTTAATCTTCAGCTGCCACTTCACCGTAAGCGGATTCAGATTCCCGTAGTTTTTCACCCAGACCGTCTGCGGAACATCTTCCGCACAGGCATAAATTTCAATTGGTTTTGTTGTGTAAATTGCTGCATTTTGCTCATTGGAAAGCTGCGGTCCCCAACCATGATTGCATAACTGGTTTTGCCGTAACAATCCCCGGCATACGGCTTCATATCCGTCACTAATTTTAAATTTGCGGGAGTTTTTGAGGATGCAGCAGAAGAGGCCAAAGAGGCAGTCTTTTCCCCGCCTGTTGGAGCAGCCTGCACACTGCGTCCGGCTGTACAAAAAACAACCGCTGATACAACCCCAACTGTTAATACGCAAGCCGCCAACCGAACTTTTACAGATTGTCTCATAAATAAAAGTCTCCCTTCAGAATCCATCATGAGAGTATGCCGTAAATATCGTTCCCGTGCTGCCAACCATTGCTACTATCGCGTGAAACCCAACTACAATAGAAAGATGAATGTTGTGCCACTTTAAAATCATAATATCTTACACCATCATTAGGATTTGTGTACATGGTGTTGTTTCTTGCTACAACATAGGCAAGATGATGATCATGGTTGTTGTCACTCCTACTTTTTCCGATTACAGATCCACCTCTCGTGTAGAGTTGATTTGTCCATTCTGTAAAATGACTTGCTACATTCATACCACTATGCCATCTGTCTCCAAAATGAGCTTTAAACTATAGCCTCAGCCCCCACAACTTTCTTGCTCATCTGTCTTTTCAGGATGTGCTGGTTGCACAAGTAGTGTACTTATGCAAAGCACACTTGTCAAGCACACAGTTGCAATTGATTTAATTCTTTTCATAAGTTTAATTTCCTGTTATGTTTTATATTTTTCCATAATTATAATACAATTTATTTAAAATTTTGTAAACGACTAGTCTCGTTGAATTTCTATCTTAGTTCTCTTAATCCCCTGTACAGAAACACAAAAAACTGCCGCAGTGCAAGCACCACGGCAGTTTGAAAAGGCATTTTCTTTTACAGAACACTGAACAGCAGGTCACCATAGGTCGGGTACGGCCAGTAGGATTTGCCGACAATCTGCTCAATTTCATCCGCAACTTTGCGGGTTTTCTCCATCTGCGCAAACAGGGTATTGCGGGAATACTGCGCCTGCTCCTGAACAGACCCTTTGCCCTCGCCGTCAATCGCTTTCTGCAGGACTTTGACTTCCTTGTAAAGTGCATCGCTCAGTTTAGACAGCTCTTTCAAAGTATCCTTTTCAAATGCAGAGGTAACCTCCGCACACGCAGCCGCCTTAGTGACCACTTCCTCACTCAGGTCTTTCATGTATTTGCCTGCAGACGGAAGAATATCTTTATAAACCATATCTACCATCGTCAGTGCTTCAATGTGCAGCTGCTTGGTGTAATTCTCCAGCTGAATATCGCAGCGAGAGTACACTTCGTCTTTAGCCAGCACGCCATGGTGCTCAAAC encodes:
- a CDS encoding DUF4250 domain-containing protein, which gives rise to MHLPNDPAILLSFINTRLRDEFADLDELCRTLEINQATLQKKLSSIDYAYNAEINQFV
- a CDS encoding C-GCAxxG-C-C family protein; the protein is MESRVQQALERHHKGYNCAQAVACTYGDLVHNSEDQMFRMAEGFGAGMGGMQSVCGAVSGAVLLAGLANSGGLQQRTKGVTYQLSKAIMEGFVQKNGTAVCEQLKGIGTGNVLRSCDGCIEDACKLAEQTLFSEK
- the ftsH gene encoding ATP-dependent zinc metalloprotease FtsH — encoded protein: MKEQKNPKKQMIIFYAVTIVLIALLNMVVFPSFTQTRTTSVDYATFLKMVDNGQVSKVNIDRQNLKITFVAKGKVPVVNSKASSSASSSLEDQLQKAVQQPSNPNADNTYVTGVMPDEKLTERLLAKGNIQFTADIPQQTSPLLNIFVGLILPIGLTFLAGWLLLHMMQKKMGGTGPMSFGKSNAKIYVEAQTGKTFHDVAGEDEAKEALVEIVDFLHNPQKYADIGATLPKGALLVGPPGTGKTLLAQAVAGEAHVPFFSISGSEFVEMFVGMGAAKVRDLFKQAQEKAPCIVFIDEIDTIGKARDTSINSNDEREQTLNQLLTEMDGFDGRKGVVILAATNRPDSLDKALLRPGRFDRRIPVDLPDLKGREAILKVHAKDIKIGPDVDYHAVARATAGASGAELANIMNEAALRAVKCGRRSVTQEDMEESVETVIAGYQRKGAVIPPKEKEIIAYHETGHALVAAMQKGSAPVTKITIIPRTSGALGYTMQVDEDEKSLMSRTDCLGKIETLCGGRAAEELIFGDFTSGASNDIEKATKIARAMVTRFGMSSHFGMVAMETVQNQYLGGDTSLTCSPDTAARIDDEVRQIIQEQHGKALAVLQQNMAKLHEISHYLLDRETITGDEFMEILNRKPALEAEQPADDAAAGSGKGNAEHGESGSAGAGAPSQGV